Proteins encoded by one window of Pseudomonas leptonychotis:
- a CDS encoding beta (1-6) glucans synthase — protein MPATSRFPAAPYAFACLLGLLALFGLWYGIGRPVELADAATPTHKLQCASYTPFDKDQSPFDQPIELRPERMDADLAVLAERFECLRTYSVSGLEELPNMARKHGLKLIVGAWVSRNPTDTAAEIAGLIKIANAHPDVIQAVIVGNEALLRKEVTPQQLVRLIEQVKSQIAQPVTYADVWEFWLKHPEVAPAVDFITIHLLPYWEDNPAGIETALHEVAEVRQTFGKAYAPKDIMIGETGWPSEGRQRETAVPSRVNQAKFIRGFVAMAEQNGWRYNLIEAFDQPWKRISEGAVGGYWGLYDADRQDKSILAGSVSNLPQWPIWLIFSLILAATTLLLAGRPHSPRAALLLPLLATLGAACIGLFAELMLVTSRYLGEWLWAGALIVLNLLVLSHAALWLSNHKGWRARVFNWLHSRGALWLALSGFAGAVMMLALVVDARYRSFPSAALLLPALVYLCSPVSGYRREIGLLALLIGACIAPQLYQETLSNWQALGWALTCVLLVAALWRSLRVKTQTA, from the coding sequence ATGCCTGCCACCTCTCGCTTCCCTGCTGCCCCTTATGCCTTTGCCTGCCTGCTCGGCTTGCTGGCGCTTTTCGGTCTCTGGTATGGCATTGGCCGACCGGTCGAACTGGCGGATGCCGCCACGCCCACGCATAAGCTGCAGTGCGCGTCCTACACGCCGTTCGATAAGGACCAATCGCCCTTCGATCAGCCGATAGAGCTGCGCCCCGAACGGATGGACGCTGATCTGGCAGTGCTTGCCGAGCGTTTCGAGTGTCTGCGCACTTATTCGGTGAGCGGCCTGGAAGAGTTGCCGAATATGGCGCGCAAGCATGGCCTAAAGCTGATCGTTGGGGCCTGGGTCAGCCGTAACCCCACCGACACGGCAGCTGAGATTGCCGGCCTGATCAAAATCGCCAACGCACACCCCGACGTGATTCAGGCAGTAATTGTTGGCAACGAGGCGCTGCTGCGCAAAGAAGTCACCCCGCAACAACTGGTGAGGTTAATTGAGCAAGTCAAATCGCAGATCGCCCAGCCGGTGACCTACGCCGATGTCTGGGAGTTCTGGCTCAAGCACCCTGAAGTGGCCCCCGCGGTGGATTTCATTACCATCCACCTGCTGCCCTACTGGGAAGATAATCCCGCTGGGATAGAGACGGCCTTGCATGAGGTGGCCGAAGTGCGCCAAACCTTTGGCAAGGCTTACGCGCCCAAGGACATTATGATCGGCGAAACCGGCTGGCCCAGCGAAGGTCGCCAGCGCGAAACGGCAGTACCTAGCCGGGTCAACCAAGCAAAATTTATCCGCGGTTTCGTCGCCATGGCTGAACAGAATGGCTGGCGCTACAACCTGATTGAAGCCTTCGACCAACCCTGGAAACGCATCAGCGAAGGTGCGGTGGGCGGTTACTGGGGGCTGTATGACGCAGACCGCCAGGACAAATCGATCCTCGCTGGCTCCGTATCCAATCTGCCGCAGTGGCCGATCTGGCTAATCTTCAGCCTAATCCTTGCAGCGACCACCCTGCTGCTGGCCGGTCGTCCGCATTCGCCACGTGCCGCACTGCTATTGCCGCTGCTGGCAACGTTGGGCGCCGCGTGCATCGGCCTGTTTGCAGAGTTGATGCTGGTTACCAGCCGCTACCTCGGCGAATGGCTCTGGGCCGGCGCACTGATAGTGTTGAACCTGCTAGTGCTCAGCCATGCAGCGCTATGGCTCAGCAACCATAAAGGCTGGCGCGCCCGCGTATTCAACTGGCTGCATAGCCGTGGCGCTTTATGGCTGGCGCTAAGCGGTTTTGCCGGCGCGGTGATGATGCTCGCCCTGGTGGTGGACGCCCGCTACCGCAGCTTCCCCAGCGCGGCGCTGTTGCTGCCGGCACTGGTCTATCTGTGCAGTCCGGTGAGCGGTTACCGCCGTGAAATCGGCCTACTCGCCTTGTTGATCGGCGCGTGCATAGCACCACAGCTGTACCAGGAAACCTTAAGCAACTGGCAAGCCCTGGGTTGGGCGCTGACCTGCGTGCTACTGGTGGCAGCGTTGTGGCGCAGCCTGCGGGTTAAAACGCAAACTGCCTGA
- a CDS encoding amino acid aminotransferase: MSLFSAVEMAPRDPILGLNEAFNADTRTTKVNLGVGVYYNEDGRIPLLRAVAEAEKARIEAHAPRGYLPIEGIAAYDNAVQKLLLGADSELIASGRVITTQAVGGTGALKTGADFLKRLLPNTVVAISDPSWENHRALFESAGFTVHNYRYYDAASHGINRAGMLEDLKNLPARSVVVLHACCHNPTGVDLSLDDWKAVLEVLREREHVPFLDIAYQGFGDGIEQDAFAVRLFAASGIPFFVSSSFSKSFSLYGERVGALSIITGSQEEASRVLSQAKRVIRTNYSNPPTHGATVVASVLNSPELRALWEDELAGMRERIRGMRMAMVEQLAALNCKRDFAFVAQQRGMFSYSGLTAEQVERLKTEFGIYAVSTGRICVAALNQRNLPAVTQAIAAVL, encoded by the coding sequence ATGAGCCTGTTCTCTGCCGTCGAAATGGCACCGCGCGATCCCATCCTGGGCCTCAATGAAGCATTCAACGCCGATACCCGCACGACCAAGGTCAACCTGGGTGTCGGTGTGTACTACAACGAGGACGGCCGCATTCCATTGCTGCGCGCCGTAGCCGAAGCCGAGAAAGCCCGCATTGAAGCCCACGCACCGCGCGGCTACCTGCCGATTGAAGGCATTGCTGCCTATGACAACGCCGTGCAGAAACTGCTGCTGGGGGCCGACTCCGAACTGATCGCCTCAGGCCGGGTGATCACCACTCAGGCCGTGGGCGGTACGGGCGCTCTGAAGACAGGTGCAGACTTCCTTAAGCGTCTGCTGCCCAACACCGTGGTGGCGATCAGTGATCCGAGCTGGGAAAACCACCGCGCGCTGTTTGAGTCCGCCGGCTTCACCGTGCACAACTACCGCTACTACGACGCCGCCAGCCATGGCATCAACCGCGCCGGCATGCTCGAAGACCTGAAAAACCTGCCCGCTCGCTCGGTTGTTGTGCTGCACGCTTGCTGCCATAACCCCACGGGCGTCGACCTGTCATTGGATGACTGGAAAGCCGTGCTGGAGGTATTGCGCGAGCGTGAGCACGTGCCGTTCCTTGATATCGCTTATCAAGGTTTTGGCGACGGCATCGAACAGGACGCCTTTGCTGTGCGCTTGTTTGCCGCCTCCGGCATTCCGTTCTTCGTCTCCAGCTCGTTCTCCAAATCCTTCTCGCTGTATGGCGAGCGCGTCGGTGCACTCTCCATCATTACCGGCAGTCAGGAAGAAGCCAGCCGCGTGCTGTCGCAAGCCAAACGCGTAATCCGCACCAACTACTCCAACCCACCGACCCACGGTGCCACTGTGGTCGCCAGCGTGCTTAATAGCCCGGAGCTACGTGCCCTTTGGGAAGATGAGCTGGCCGGTATGCGCGAACGTATTCGCGGCATGCGCATGGCCATGGTCGAGCAGCTGGCGGCACTGAATTGCAAACGCGATTTCGCCTTCGTCGCCCAGCAGCGCGGTATGTTCTCTTATTCGGGCCTCACCGCCGAGCAAGTCGAGCGACTGAAAACCGAGTTTGGCATCTACGCTGTCAGCACGGGTCGCATCTGCGTCGCCGCGCTTAACCAGCGCAACCTGCCCGCCGTTACACAGGCGATTGCGGCGGTTCTCTGA
- a CDS encoding DMT family transporter: protein MLTPSRARSLLLIIAFATIYIGWGTTYLANHFLLLELPPFVIGSLRFLIAGLLALTWVVLSGQLRIQRSDWGGILIGSLALIAVGQGALIYANQFLPTGMLAMLYTTLPLWSVALEWLLGERPPLWVIGGLALASSGIMLLMNNGLGHSASAEQWFAGLLVVVATLLWACGAWLLRQRPPFRSSWLGLSLQMLIGALLLALFGLWHGDWQAVELRRISSNAWLWLAYLVLPVSLGVYPAYF, encoded by the coding sequence ATGCTCACCCCATCACGCGCCCGCAGCCTGCTGCTGATCATCGCCTTTGCCACTATCTATATCGGCTGGGGCACCACCTACCTGGCCAACCACTTTCTTCTGCTGGAATTGCCGCCGTTTGTCATCGGCAGCCTGCGCTTTTTAATTGCAGGTTTGCTCGCCCTGACATGGGTCGTGCTCAGCGGCCAGTTACGCATACAGCGCAGCGACTGGGGCGGCATTTTGATCGGCAGTCTGGCGCTGATTGCCGTCGGCCAAGGCGCCTTGATCTATGCCAATCAATTTTTGCCAACCGGTATGCTCGCGATGCTCTACACCACGCTGCCATTGTGGAGCGTGGCCTTGGAATGGCTGCTCGGTGAGCGACCACCGCTGTGGGTGATAGGCGGTCTGGCGTTGGCCAGCAGTGGAATTATGCTGTTGATGAATAACGGCCTAGGCCATAGCGCTTCAGCCGAGCAATGGTTCGCCGGCCTGCTGGTGGTGGTCGCCACACTGTTATGGGCCTGCGGCGCTTGGCTGTTACGCCAACGCCCGCCATTTCGCTCAAGCTGGCTGGGCCTGAGCTTGCAAATGCTGATCGGGGCGTTGCTTCTGGCACTGTTCGGCTTGTGGCACGGTGACTGGCAGGCAGTCGAATTGCGCCGCATAAGTAGCAACGCTTGGCTCTGGCTGGCCTATCTGGTGCTGCCGGTGAGCCTCGGCGTGTATCCGGCCTATTTCTGA
- the uvrB gene encoding excinuclease ABC subunit UvrB: MSEFQLVTRFEPAGDQPEAIRQMVEGLEAGLSHQTLLGVTGSGKTFSIANVIAQIQRPTLVLAPNKTLAAQLYGEFKSFFPNNAVEYFVSYYDYYQPEAYVPSSDTFIEKDASINDHIEQMRLSATKALLERSDAIIVTTVSCIYGLGSPESYLKMVLHVDRGDKMDQRELLRRLADLQYTRNDMDFARSTFRVRGDVIDIYPAESDLEAVRIELFDDEVESLSAFDPLTGEVIRKMPRFTFYPKSHYVTPREVLLEAVEKIKVELVERLEYLRGSGKLVEAQRLEQRTRFDLEMIVELGYCNGIENYSRYLSGRDSGQPPPTLYDYLPDQALLIIDESHVSVPQVGAMYKGDRSRKETLVEYGFRLPSALDNRPMKFEEWEAASPQTIFVSATPGNYEAEHAGRVIEQLVRPTGLVDPQIEVRPALTQVDDLLSEIHKRVAIEERVLVTTLTKRMAEDLTDYLADHGVRVRYLHSDIDTVERVEIIRDLRIGAFDVLVGINLLREGLDMPEVSLVAILDADKEGFLRSERSLIQTIGRAARNLNGRAILYADRMTGSMERAIGETERRRNTQIAYNETHGITPKGVFKDVQDILEGAVVPGSRSKKRKGMAQAAEESARYENELRSPSEITKRIRQLEEKMYQLARDLEFEAAAQLRDEIHKLRERLLQV, from the coding sequence ATGTCCGAGTTTCAATTGGTCACCCGTTTCGAGCCGGCCGGCGATCAGCCAGAGGCGATTCGGCAGATGGTCGAGGGCCTGGAGGCGGGCTTGTCGCACCAGACATTGCTCGGCGTAACGGGTTCGGGCAAGACCTTTTCGATCGCCAATGTAATTGCGCAGATTCAGCGTCCGACCTTGGTACTGGCCCCGAACAAGACCCTGGCCGCGCAGCTGTATGGCGAGTTCAAGAGCTTCTTCCCGAACAATGCGGTGGAGTATTTCGTTTCTTATTACGACTACTACCAGCCGGAAGCCTATGTGCCGTCCTCGGATACTTTTATCGAGAAAGACGCCTCGATCAACGACCATATCGAGCAGATGCGTTTGTCGGCGACCAAGGCGTTGTTGGAACGGTCGGACGCAATCATCGTCACCACCGTGTCGTGCATCTATGGCCTGGGTAGTCCTGAGTCGTACCTGAAAATGGTGTTGCACGTCGACCGTGGCGACAAGATGGATCAGCGCGAGCTGCTGCGCCGTCTGGCTGACTTGCAATACACCCGTAACGACATGGATTTCGCCCGCTCGACCTTTCGCGTGCGCGGCGATGTGATCGACATTTACCCGGCAGAATCGGACCTGGAAGCCGTGCGCATCGAGCTGTTCGACGATGAAGTGGAAAGCCTCTCGGCCTTTGATCCACTGACCGGTGAAGTGATCCGCAAGATGCCGCGCTTTACCTTCTACCCCAAGAGTCACTACGTCACCCCGCGTGAAGTGCTGTTGGAGGCCGTGGAGAAGATCAAGGTCGAACTGGTCGAGCGCCTGGAATATTTGCGCGGCTCGGGCAAGCTGGTCGAGGCCCAGCGCCTGGAGCAGCGCACCCGTTTTGATCTGGAAATGATCGTCGAGCTGGGCTACTGCAACGGTATTGAAAACTATTCGCGCTACCTCTCCGGGCGCGACTCCGGCCAGCCCCCGCCGACGCTTTACGACTACCTGCCGGATCAGGCGCTGTTGATTATCGACGAGTCCCACGTCTCGGTGCCGCAGGTCGGGGCCATGTACAAGGGCGACCGCTCGCGCAAGGAGACCCTGGTCGAGTACGGCTTTCGTCTGCCCTCGGCGCTGGACAACCGGCCGATGAAGTTCGAAGAGTGGGAAGCGGCGAGCCCGCAAACCATCTTCGTTTCTGCTACGCCGGGTAATTACGAAGCTGAGCATGCCGGGCGGGTTATTGAGCAGCTGGTGCGTCCGACCGGACTGGTCGACCCGCAAATTGAAGTGCGTCCAGCGTTGACCCAGGTCGACGACCTGCTCTCGGAAATCCACAAGCGCGTCGCCATTGAGGAGCGTGTGCTGGTCACCACCCTGACCAAGCGCATGGCTGAGGACTTGACCGATTACTTGGCTGATCACGGGGTCAGAGTGCGCTACCTGCACTCGGACATTGATACGGTGGAGCGGGTGGAAATTATCCGCGATCTGCGTATCGGCGCGTTCGATGTGCTGGTGGGGATCAACCTGCTGCGCGAAGGCTTGGATATGCCGGAAGTGTCGCTGGTGGCGATTCTTGATGCCGACAAGGAAGGTTTTTTGCGCTCCGAGCGTTCGCTTATCCAAACCATCGGTCGCGCCGCGCGTAACCTCAATGGTCGGGCGATTCTGTATGCCGACCGCATGACCGGTTCGATGGAGCGCGCCATCGGCGAAACCGAGCGCCGGCGTAACACGCAGATCGCTTATAACGAAACCCATGGTATTACCCCCAAGGGCGTATTCAAGGATGTTCAGGACATCCTCGAGGGCGCTGTTGTGCCCGGTTCGCGCAGCAAGAAGCGCAAAGGCATGGCCCAGGCGGCAGAAGAAAGTGCGCGCTACGAGAACGAACTGCGCTCGCCGAGCGAGATCACCAAGCGTATTCGTCAGCTGGAAGAGAAGATGTACCAATTGGCCCGCGATCTGGAATTCGAGGCGGCGGCGCAGCTGCGCGATGAGATCCACAAATTACGCGAACGTTTGTTGCAGGTTTAA
- a CDS encoding EamA family transporter, whose product MRPSLVSTFAFVNPIVALLLGYLRLGEQLSLLAMLACGITLGGVVLIIFGRH is encoded by the coding sequence GTGCGCCCGAGCCTGGTATCGACTTTTGCTTTTGTAAATCCGATAGTCGCCCTACTGCTGGGCTATCTGCGGCTGGGCGAACAGCTTAGCTTGCTCGCCATGCTCGCCTGCGGCATCACACTGGGTGGGGTGGTGCTGATTATCTTCGGCCGCCACTAG
- the gltX gene encoding glutamate--tRNA ligase, translated as MTTVRTRIAPSPTGDPHVGTAYIALFNLCFARQHGGEFILRIEDTDQVRSTRESEQQIYDALRWLGIEWSEGPDVGGPHGPYRQSERGHIYQKYSAELVEKGHAFHCFCSAERLDKLRAEQMEAKQTPRYDGHCMHLSVEEVQQRLAAGEPNVVRMKVPTEGVCVVPDMLRGEVEIPWDRMDMQVLMKTDGLPTYFLANVVDDHLMGITHVLRGEEWLPSAPKLILLYEYFGWDKPQLCYMPLLRNPDKSKLSKRKNPTSITFYERMGYLPQAMLNYLGRMGWSMPDEREKFSLDEMVEHFDINRVSLGGPIFDLEKLSWLNGQWMRELSVEEFAAGAQKWAFNNDYLMQIAPHVQGRVETFSQIAPLASFFFAGGVAPAAALFEHKKLSADQVRQVMQLILWKLEALRQWEKEQITGCIQAVVEHLELKLRDAMPLMFAAITGQASSVSVLDAMEILGPDLTRFRLRQAIELLGGVSKKENKEWEKLLAAIA; from the coding sequence ATGACCACCGTTCGCACCCGTATCGCACCGTCGCCCACTGGCGATCCGCACGTAGGCACCGCCTATATCGCCCTGTTCAATCTGTGCTTTGCGCGTCAGCACGGTGGCGAATTTATTCTGCGTATCGAAGACACCGACCAAGTGCGTTCGACTCGCGAGTCGGAACAGCAGATCTACGATGCCCTGCGTTGGTTAGGTATTGAGTGGAGCGAAGGTCCGGATGTTGGCGGCCCGCACGGCCCGTATCGGCAAAGCGAACGCGGCCATATCTACCAAAAGTACAGCGCCGAGTTGGTGGAGAAGGGGCATGCCTTCCACTGCTTCTGCAGTGCCGAGCGCCTAGACAAGCTGCGTGCCGAGCAAATGGAAGCCAAGCAGACGCCGCGTTATGACGGCCATTGCATGCATCTCTCCGTTGAAGAGGTGCAACAGCGCCTGGCCGCCGGCGAGCCGAATGTGGTGCGTATGAAGGTGCCAACCGAAGGCGTGTGCGTGGTGCCAGACATGCTGCGTGGCGAAGTCGAGATCCCGTGGGATCGCATGGACATGCAGGTGCTGATGAAGACCGATGGCCTGCCGACCTACTTCCTGGCCAACGTGGTCGACGACCACCTGATGGGCATCACCCACGTGCTGCGTGGCGAAGAATGGCTGCCGTCGGCACCTAAATTGATTCTGCTCTACGAGTACTTCGGCTGGGACAAACCGCAGCTGTGCTACATGCCGCTGCTGCGTAACCCTGACAAGAGCAAGCTGTCCAAGCGCAAGAACCCCACCTCCATCACCTTCTACGAGCGCATGGGTTATCTGCCGCAAGCGATGCTCAACTACCTCGGGCGCATGGGCTGGTCGATGCCGGATGAGCGCGAAAAGTTCAGCCTCGACGAGATGGTCGAGCATTTCGACATCAATCGGGTGTCGTTGGGCGGGCCGATTTTCGATCTGGAGAAGTTGTCCTGGCTCAACGGTCAGTGGATGCGTGAGCTGAGCGTTGAAGAGTTTGCGGCGGGTGCGCAAAAGTGGGCGTTCAATAATGACTACTTGATGCAGATTGCTCCGCACGTGCAGGGCCGGGTCGAGACCTTCAGTCAGATAGCGCCGCTGGCCAGCTTCTTCTTCGCCGGCGGCGTGGCTCCGGCCGCTGCGCTGTTTGAGCACAAGAAGCTCTCGGCAGACCAGGTGCGCCAGGTCATGCAGCTGATTCTGTGGAAGCTTGAAGCGCTGCGTCAGTGGGAAAAAGAGCAAATCACCGGTTGCATACAGGCGGTGGTCGAGCACCTTGAGCTTAAGTTGCGTGACGCCATGCCGCTGATGTTTGCGGCTATTACCGGGCAGGCCAGTTCGGTGTCGGTGCTGGATGCCATGGAAATCCTCGGCCCGGACCTCACTCGCTTCCGCTTGCGCCAGGCTATCGAGCTGCTAGGCGGCGTATCGAAGAAAGAAAATAAGGAATGGGAAAAGCTGCTCGCAGCCATTGCCTGA
- a CDS encoding DUF2061 domain-containing protein, producing the protein MLKTVTFTLMHFCIAFAVTYALTGSIAASGLVAAIEPLCNSVGFYFHEKVWQRIEGRSAAADARPKHAWLHHQA; encoded by the coding sequence ATGCTCAAGACTGTGACGTTTACCCTGATGCACTTCTGCATCGCCTTTGCCGTCACCTATGCGCTGACCGGTAGCATCGCAGCCAGTGGCCTGGTGGCGGCCATCGAACCCTTGTGCAACTCGGTAGGTTTCTACTTCCATGAAAAGGTCTGGCAGCGTATCGAAGGCCGCTCAGCCGCTGCCGATGCACGCCCCAAACATGCCTGGCTGCACCACCAGGCATAA